A part of Streptomyces sp. NBC_01235 genomic DNA contains:
- a CDS encoding FadR/GntR family transcriptional regulator has translation MEDTPSSAPAPRGTVTQRAIERIKAMIADGLLEPGQRLPTERDLAAQLGISRSSMREAIRALTVLGVLEARHGSGIYVTALKAGDLLETFGVVADLSRGPRLVELLEVRRVLESTATALAAARITEEQLAVVEGHVAAMNATDDPEEILAHDLAFHRAIATAAGNETMAAILEGLSSRTFRARVWRGYQEEGAFTRTRREHAAIHRALAARDPEAARAAAAAHVGEVEEWLRAQVGT, from the coding sequence CCAGGGGCACGGTGACGCAGCGCGCCATCGAGCGGATCAAGGCGATGATCGCCGACGGTCTGCTGGAGCCGGGTCAGCGGCTGCCGACCGAGCGGGACCTCGCGGCGCAGCTCGGCATCTCCCGCAGTTCGATGCGTGAGGCGATCCGCGCGCTCACGGTCCTCGGTGTGCTGGAGGCGCGGCACGGTTCCGGCATCTACGTCACCGCGTTGAAGGCCGGCGACCTGCTGGAGACGTTCGGGGTGGTGGCCGACCTCTCGCGCGGGCCGCGTCTGGTCGAGCTGCTGGAGGTGCGCCGCGTCCTGGAGTCGACGGCGACGGCACTGGCCGCCGCCCGCATCACCGAGGAGCAACTGGCCGTCGTGGAGGGGCATGTGGCGGCGATGAACGCCACCGACGACCCGGAGGAGATCCTCGCCCACGATCTCGCCTTCCACCGCGCGATCGCGACGGCCGCCGGCAACGAGACGATGGCGGCGATCCTGGAGGGCCTGTCCTCGCGCACGTTCCGCGCCCGTGTCTGGCGCGGCTACCAGGAGGAGGGCGCGTTCACCCGTACGCGCCGCGAACACGCGGCGATCCACCGCGCCCTGGCCGCCCGCGACCCGGAGGCCGCCCGGGCGGCGGCCGCCGCCCACGTGGGCGAGGTGGAGGAGTGGCTGAGGGCGCAGGTGGGCACCTGA
- a CDS encoding amidase: MTSWVGRTAVEIAAAVREKQVTPREVVAEHLARIERLDGRIGAFRTVRAQAALAEADEVAARGDLAGLPLAGVPVAVKDNLAVRGESTRVGSAATPDTPAGADHVTVARLRAAGAVVVGLTNVPELCVFGTTEGVHGTARNPWDTSRTAGGSSGGSAAAVAAGMVPIALGNDGMGSLRIPAANCGLVTVKPGHGVVPAGIGDGDWFGMSENGPLATTVEDARLMLSILAGTDVAGAEERGALKIAVSVRSPLAGVSVSGPYTGAAREAAGVLVRAGHHVERAEPPYPLSLGVTSLAHWTAGTAVDASPLDPRLLTRRTRVHAAVGRRFVNGVRDGSAREGLRRRLEPFFAEYDVLLTPALARRSPKAAPWHERSWLRNVLVNTNYSPLTPPWNLTGWPAMAVPFGTLPSGAPTAVQLVGRPGAEGELLRLAEQLESLRPWRRTALLD; encoded by the coding sequence GTGACCAGCTGGGTCGGCCGGACCGCCGTCGAGATCGCCGCCGCCGTGCGGGAGAAGCAGGTCACGCCGCGCGAGGTGGTGGCGGAGCATCTCGCGCGGATCGAGCGGCTGGACGGCCGGATCGGGGCGTTCCGTACGGTGCGGGCGCAGGCGGCGCTCGCCGAGGCGGACGAGGTGGCCGCCCGCGGCGACCTGGCCGGACTGCCGCTGGCCGGGGTCCCGGTGGCGGTCAAGGACAACCTGGCCGTGCGGGGCGAGTCCACCCGCGTCGGCTCGGCCGCGACACCGGACACCCCGGCCGGCGCCGACCATGTCACGGTGGCCCGGCTGCGGGCGGCCGGTGCGGTGGTCGTGGGACTGACGAACGTGCCCGAGCTGTGCGTCTTCGGCACCACGGAGGGCGTCCACGGCACCGCCCGCAACCCGTGGGACACCTCCCGTACGGCCGGCGGTTCGTCCGGCGGCAGCGCGGCCGCGGTCGCCGCCGGGATGGTGCCGATCGCGCTGGGCAACGACGGCATGGGGTCCTTGCGCATCCCGGCGGCCAACTGCGGCCTGGTGACCGTCAAGCCGGGCCACGGCGTCGTCCCGGCCGGGATCGGGGACGGCGACTGGTTCGGGATGTCGGAGAACGGTCCGCTGGCGACGACGGTCGAGGACGCGCGGCTGATGCTGTCGATCCTGGCCGGCACCGACGTCGCGGGGGCCGAGGAGCGCGGCGCGCTGAAGATCGCCGTCTCCGTGCGCAGCCCGCTGGCCGGGGTCTCGGTGAGCGGGCCGTACACGGGCGCCGCCCGGGAGGCGGCCGGGGTGCTGGTCCGGGCGGGGCATCATGTGGAGCGGGCCGAGCCGCCGTACCCGCTGTCGCTGGGCGTCACCTCGCTCGCGCACTGGACGGCGGGCACGGCCGTGGACGCCTCGCCCCTCGACCCGCGGCTGCTGACCCGGCGCACCCGGGTGCACGCGGCCGTCGGCCGGCGCTTCGTGAACGGGGTGCGCGACGGCTCGGCGCGGGAGGGCCTGCGCCGACGCCTCGAGCCGTTCTTCGCGGAGTACGACGTGCTGCTCACACCGGCGCTCGCGCGACGGTCGCCGAAGGCGGCGCCGTGGCACGAGCGGAGCTGGCTGCGCAATGTCCTGGTGAACACGAACTACTCGCCGCTGACCCCGCCGTGGAACCTGACCGGCTGGCCCGCGATGGCGGTCCCCTTCGGCACGCTGCCGTCGGGCGCTCCCACGGCGGTGCAGCTGGTGGGCCGGCCGGGGGCAGAGGGCGAACTGCTGCGGCTGGCCGAACAGTTGGAGAGCCTGCGGCCCTGGCGGCGGACGGCTCTGCTCGACTGA